A single region of the Lotus japonicus ecotype B-129 chromosome 4, LjGifu_v1.2 genome encodes:
- the LOC130709955 gene encoding O-fucosyltransferase 29-like: protein MGVVGKAWLLHHTHPSSWSVICGLMLFGLGLISLFTGHVASHLEWYSHRFGHHRSLYSSLDGNDRAPIDIWKSHYSKYYYGCKERGRDYAPAVREHKSNGYLLIATSGGLNQQRTGITDAVVVARILNATLIVPELDHHSFWKDDSDFANIFDINWFITYLARDVTIIKRVPNKIMRSMEKPPYTMRVPRKSDPEYYLDQVLPILLRRRVLQLTKFDYRLANDLDDELQKLRCRVNYHALRFTKPIRELGQRLVMRMRKMENRFIAIHLRFEPDMLAFSGCYFGGGDKERRELGEIRKRWTTLPDLSPDGERKRGKCPLTPHEVGLMLRALGFTNDTYLYVASGEIYGGNETMQPLKDLFPNIYTKEMLAEEELKPFLSFSSRLAAIDYIVCDESNVFVTNNNGNMARILAGRRRYMGHKRTIRPNAKKLSALFMARHEMEWDTFAKKVKECQREFMGEPGEIKPGRLEFHEYPSTCLCEKPFIDEVSEDGYRPPKLAAPKNLTMKVEDYEMNGDHEESAVLPKPGRRRIQHMMKDE, encoded by the exons ATGGGTGTGGTGGGGAAAGCGTGGTTGTTGCACCACACTCACCCTAGCTCATGGTCGGTGATTTGCGGGTTGATGCTGTTCGGATTGGGTCTCATTTCACTCTTTACGGGTCATGTGGCTTCTCATCTTGAATGGTACTCTCATAGATTCGGCCACCACCGCAGTTTATACTCTTCACTG GATGGGAATGATCGCGCGCCAATCGATATTTGGAAATCACATTACTCTAAATACTACTATGGATGCAAAGAAAGGGGGCGCGATTATGCTC CTGCTGTGCGAGAGCACAAGTCAAATGGATACTTGCTTATTGCAACGAGTGGAGGACTGAACCAACAGAGAACTGGG ATAACTGatgctgttgttgttgcccgGATTCTTAATGCTACACTAATTGTACCTGAGTTGGACCATCATTCTTTTTGGAAGGATGACAG TGACTTCGCCAATATTTTTGATATTAATTGGTTCATTACTTATCTCGCAAGAGATGTTACTATTATTAAAAGAGTTCCAAATAAAATCATGCGGTCAATGGAGAAACCCCCATATACGATGCGTGTCCCAAGGAAATCAGACCCTGAATATTATCTTGATCAAGTTTTGCCAATACTCTTGAGACGACGG GTTTTGCAGTTGACAAAGTTTGACTATAGACTTGCCAATGACCTTGATGACGAGCTACAAAAATTACGATGCCGAGTTAATTATCATGCTTTGAGATTTACAAAACCCATACGAGAACTTGGTCAAAGACTTGTAATGAGAATGCGAAAGATGGAAAACCGTTTTATAGCAATCCATTTGAG GTTTGAGCCCGATATGCTGGCATTTTCAGGTTGTTATTTTGGTGGGGGTGATAAAGAAAGACGTGAGCTTGGAGAAATCAGAAAAAGGTGGACAACACTGCCT GATTTGAGCCCTGATGGAGAACGAAAGCGTGGGAAATGTCCTCTTACTCCTCATGAAGTGGGTTTGATGCTGCGAGCGCTTGGTTTTACAAATGACACATACCTTTATGTTGCATCAGGAGAAATATATGGTGGGAATGAGACCATGCAGCCTCTCAAAGATCTTTTCCCCAACATCTACACAAAGGAGATGCTTGCTGAGGAAGAGCTGAAACCTTTTCTTTCATTCTCCTCCCGCCTGGCTGCTATCGATTACATTGTTTGTGATGAAAGTAACGTATTTGTCACTAACAACAATGGCAACATGGCCAGAATTCTTGCTGGTCGAAG GAGGTATATGGGTCACAAAAGAACCATTAGACCAAATGCAAAGAAGCTTAGCGCGCTGTTCATGGCAAGGCATGAGATGGAGTGGGATACCTTTGCCAAAAAGGTTAAGGAATGCCAAAGAGAATTCATGGGAGAGCCAGGTGAGATAAAACCTGGACGATTAGAGTTTCATGAATATCCAAGCACTTGTCTCTGTGAGAAACCATTTATAGATGAAGTGAGTGAAGATGGATACCGTCCCCCTAAACTAGCAGCACCCAAAAACCTGACAATGAAGGTAGAAGACTATGAAATGAATGGTGACCATGAAGAAAGTGCTGTACTACCAAAACCAGGTAGGAGAAGGATTCAGCACATGATGAAAGATGAGTAA
- the LOC130714937 gene encoding uncharacterized protein LOC130714937, which translates to MGERKVLNKYYPPDFDPAKLPRARRPKNQQIKVRMMLPMSIRCNTCGNYIYKGTKFNSRKEDCIGETYLGIQIFRFYFKCTKCSAELTMKTDPQNSDYIVESGATRNFEPWRAEDEVADKMKEKREAEEVGDAMKSLENRTLDSKREMDILAALDEMKSMKSRHATVSVDEMLAALQRTADDKEKRLEEEDEALIKSVIFNNSEGYVKRVHDEDIESDEEFAQVSDVHGETSNYNPKRQKVSEDLPGKATDSLTKASLDDSGKQENSRPSGGKLHSLVKISVIKKPMASDVKSDAEPGGLQSLCQYGSDEDE; encoded by the exons ATGGGAGAGAGGAAGGTGTTGAACAAGTATTACCCACCGGACTTCGATCCCGCCAAGCTTCCCAGAGCCAGAAGGCCCAAGAACCAGCAGATTAAGGTCCGCATGATGCTTCCCATGAGCATTCGATGCAACACTTGTGGTAATTACATCTACAAAGGCACCAAGTTCAACTCCAGAAAGGAAGATTGCATTGGTGAG ACATATCTGGGAATCCAAATTTTCAGGTTCTATTTCAAATGTACCAAGTGCTCGGCTGAGCTTACCATGAAGACAGACCCGCAGAATTCAGATTATATAGTTGAATCGGGGGCGACCAGGAATTTTGAACCTTGGCGTGCAGAGGATGAGGTTGCTGATAAAATGAAGGAGAAGAGGGAAGCTGAAGAAGTTGGGGATGCAATGAAATCTTTGGAGAATAGAACTCTGGATTCTAAAAGAGAAATGGACATCCTTGCTGCATTGGATGAGATGAAATCAATGAAG tCTAGGCATGCAACTGTTTCGGTTGACGAAATGCTGGCGGCCTTGCAACGCACAGCAGATGACAAG GAGAAAAGgctggaagaagaagatgaagcgcTGATAAAATCAGTTATCTTTAAT AATTCAGAAGGTTATGTGAAAAGAGTTCACGATGAAGATATTGAAAGTGATGAAGAATTTGCTCAGGTTTCAGATGTACATGGTGAAACATCCAATTATAATCCAAAG AGGCAAAAAGTTTCTGAAGATCTTCCAGGCAAAGCAACTGATTCTCTGACAAAAGCCAGTTTGGATGATTCAGGCAAACAAG AAAATTCACGTCCCAGTGGCGGAAAGCTTCATTCATTGGTGAAGATTTCAGTTATTAAGAAACCGATGGCCTCTGATGTAAAGAGTGATGCAGAACCTGGGGGACTACAATCTTTGTGCCAATATGGCAGTGATGAAGATGAGTAG